The nucleotide sequence CTGCTCAAGCGCATGGAAAAAGTGCTGGTGCTGCTGAAGAAAGAGCTGGAAGTCGCACGGCTGCAGAACAGCATCAATGACCAGGTCAACGAAAAGGTCTCTGCCCAGCAACGGCAGTTCTTCCTGCGCGAACAGCTCAAGATCATCCAGAAAGAACTGGGGCTGGCCAAGGACGACCGCACCGCAGATGTGGAGGAATTCGAGGCCCGCGTGGCTGACCTGGCGCTGCCCGGTGCCGTGGCGAAACGGTTCGAGGAAGAGCTGAAGAAACTCTCAGTCCTGGAAACCGGCTCACCGGAATACGCTGTCACCCGCAACTATCTCGACTGGCTGACACAGGTGCCGTGGGGCAAGCTGTCCACCGACAACCTGGACCTGGGTCATGCCCGCAAGGTGCTGGAGGAACATCATGCCGGCCTGGCGGACATCAAGGACCGCATCATCGAGTTTCTCGCCATCGGTGCCATGCGCGGTGAAATGCGCGGCGCCATCATCCTCCTGGTCGGCCCGCCCGGTGTCGGCAAGACCAGCATCGGCCGCGCCATTGCCGAATCGCTCAACCGGCGTTTCTATCGGCTGAGCCTGGGGGGCATGCGCGACGAAGCCGAAATCAAGGGACATCGCCGCACCTATATCGGGGCCATGCCGGGCAAGCTGGTACAGGCACTGAAAGAAACCGGCACCAGCAACCCGGTGATCATGCTCGACGAGATCGACAAGCTTGGCCAGTCATTCCAGGGCGACCCCGCGTCTGCCCTGCTGGAAGTGCTGGACCCCGAGCAGAACCAGCAATTCCTGGATCACTACCTTGATCTGCGCGTGGACCTGTCACACACGCTGTTCATCTGCACGGCCAACACCCTGGATTCGATCCCCGGCCCGCTGCTGGACAGGATGGAAGTGATCCGGCTCGGCGGTTACATCACCGCCGAGAAAGTCGAGATTGCACGCAAGCATCTGTGGCCACGGGCCCTGGAACGTGCCGGGGTGAAACCGTCGCGGCTGAAAATTTCCGACAGTGCCCTGCGCGAGGTGATCGAGGGCTATGCCCGCGAGGCCGGCGTCCGCAACCTGGAGAAGCAGTTGAACCGCATCGTCCGCAAGGCAGTGGTGCAACTGCTGGACGGTCGGCGCAGCCTGTCCGTCACAGGCAACACTCTGCAGGAATTTCTCGGCAAGCCGTACTTTCGCCCGGAAAAACTGCAACGCGGTGTGGGAGTGGTCACTGGCCTGGCCTGGACGTCCCTGGGCGGCGCCACGCTGGCGGTCGAGGCCGCCCGCGTGCACAACCATGGTCGCGGCTTCCGCCAGACCGGCCAGCTCGGTGACGTGATGCGGGAATCCAGTGAAATCGCCTACAGCTTTGTGTCCAGCCACATCGAAGAGTATGGCGCCGACAAGGACTGGTTTCGTGAAGCCTTTATCCATCTGCACGTGCCGGAAGGCGCAACACCGAAGGACGGCCCCAGTGCCGGCGTCACGATGGCGACTGCGCTGATTTCGCTCGCGCGCAACCAGCGCCTGCCACGCAAACTCGCCATGACCGGCGAACTGACCCTGACCGGGCAGGTACTGCCGGTCGGCGGCATCCGCGAAAAGGTGATCGCCGCACGGCGTGTCGGCCTGCGCGAGCTGGTGCTGCCGGAAGCCAACCGGCGCGACTATGACGAACTGCCGGACTACCTGCGCGAGAAAATGACGGTACACTTCGCCAGCCATTATGACGACGTGTTCAAGACGGTATTCGGTTGAGGCAGACGACACATTGACCCAGGCCCCGTTGCAGGAACGCCCTTATTACATCGTGCCCCGCTGCGATGAGCCCGTGCGCACCCTGTACCGGGATGCCCACTGCTGGGTGGTGGAAAAGCCATCGTTGCTGTTGTCGGTGCCAGGCCGTGGCCCGGAGAACCGCGACTCGGTGACCTGGCGCCTGCAACAGGACGAGCCGGAAGTACGGGTGGTACACCGGCTTGACCTGGACACCTCCGGGCTGATGGTGTTCGCCATCGGCATCGAAGCACAACGTCGCCTGAACCGGGCCTTTGCTGAACGGGAAGTCAGCAAGACATACGAAGCCGTGGTGGACGGGCTGGTGGAAGACGACGCCGGCGAGATCACCTTGCCGATCATCGCCGACTGGGCCAACCGGCCTCGGCAGAAAATCTGCTTCGAGCGCGGCAAGCCCTCCCTCACCCGGTACCGGGTGCTGGACAGAGACCGCAACGATGACAGGACCCGCCTGCGGCTAACGCCCGTTACCGGCCGCTCGCACCAGCTGCGCATCCATCTCCGGGAGATTGGCCACGCCATCCTCGGCTGCGACCTGTACGCACCGCCAGCTGCCCTGGCACGCAGCGAACGGCTGCTGCTGCATGCCACCGAACTGGGTTTCAACCACCCTGCCACCGGCCTGTGGCACCAGTTCAGTTCTGCCGTGCCTTTCTGATGTCAGGCCCAGTCATCACCGTAGTGATGCAGTAGCTCTTCACCCGCCTGGATGTCCCGCAGTGTCATGACGCTCAGGTCTTCGTAGTAGGCCACATTCGGTTGCGCGGCGTGGTTGATGTAACGCAGATCGCAGGTCACCTGGACCGGCCGCGTCGCCTCATCCAGCCACAACACGTGCGGGCCGGCCCCGGCCGCCGGCTGTGTTGCGCAGATACCGAGCTCCGTCTCGGCGGGAATATCGACACGGGCAAACAGGCCCCTGCCATGTACCGGTGATGCACCGACATACACCAGTTCCTGTCGGAGATAAGCGCTGCTCATGCAAACCCTTTCATTTCATTCAGCCAAATGCGGACACCGGGCAACTCACTCCGGTGCCCCCCAGCCCGCAGTATCCGTTCGGGTGACGATCCAGATATTGCTGGTGATAGGTTTCAGCATAATAAAATATCGGCGCCGGCAGGATTTCCGTAGAAATCTGTCCGAGCCCGGCCTGGTCCAGCGCGTGCTGATAGGCCGCCCGGCTTTGCGTGGCCAGCTGCTGCTGGGATGCATCAAAGCAGTAGATGCCGGAGCGATACTGTGTC is from Isoalcanivorax pacificus W11-5 and encodes:
- a CDS encoding SET domain-containing protein; protein product: MSSAYLRQELVYVGASPVHGRGLFARVDIPAETELGICATQPAAGAGPHVLWLDEATRPVQVTCDLRYINHAAQPNVAYYEDLSVMTLRDIQAGEELLHHYGDDWA
- a CDS encoding pseudouridine synthase gives rise to the protein MTQAPLQERPYYIVPRCDEPVRTLYRDAHCWVVEKPSLLLSVPGRGPENRDSVTWRLQQDEPEVRVVHRLDLDTSGLMVFAIGIEAQRRLNRAFAEREVSKTYEAVVDGLVEDDAGEITLPIIADWANRPRQKICFERGKPSLTRYRVLDRDRNDDRTRLRLTPVTGRSHQLRIHLREIGHAILGCDLYAPPAALARSERLLLHATELGFNHPATGLWHQFSSAVPF
- the lon gene encoding endopeptidase La; its protein translation is MSDEQATQQPGLSLVLPEQRPQRIYLLPVNQRPFMPGLVQPVLFKPDIWQQTVERVSQTPHHTLGLVYTGDRAPEEVGPDDFPEYGCLVRVHNAASESGMLQLVAQGLARFRITGWLSRKPPYLVEVEYPEAEEEDSDSVKAYALAIINTIKELLPLNPLYNEGLKLYLQNFSPREPSPLTDFAAALTTASGAELQGVLETVPLLKRMEKVLVLLKKELEVARLQNSINDQVNEKVSAQQRQFFLREQLKIIQKELGLAKDDRTADVEEFEARVADLALPGAVAKRFEEELKKLSVLETGSPEYAVTRNYLDWLTQVPWGKLSTDNLDLGHARKVLEEHHAGLADIKDRIIEFLAIGAMRGEMRGAIILLVGPPGVGKTSIGRAIAESLNRRFYRLSLGGMRDEAEIKGHRRTYIGAMPGKLVQALKETGTSNPVIMLDEIDKLGQSFQGDPASALLEVLDPEQNQQFLDHYLDLRVDLSHTLFICTANTLDSIPGPLLDRMEVIRLGGYITAEKVEIARKHLWPRALERAGVKPSRLKISDSALREVIEGYAREAGVRNLEKQLNRIVRKAVVQLLDGRRSLSVTGNTLQEFLGKPYFRPEKLQRGVGVVTGLAWTSLGGATLAVEAARVHNHGRGFRQTGQLGDVMRESSEIAYSFVSSHIEEYGADKDWFREAFIHLHVPEGATPKDGPSAGVTMATALISLARNQRLPRKLAMTGELTLTGQVLPVGGIREKVIAARRVGLRELVLPEANRRDYDELPDYLREKMTVHFASHYDDVFKTVFG